A genomic segment from Drosophila willistoni isolate 14030-0811.24 chromosome 2L unlocalized genomic scaffold, UCI_dwil_1.1 Seg168, whole genome shotgun sequence encodes:
- the LOC6652200 gene encoding periodic tryptophan protein 2 homolog → MKFSYKFSNLLGTIYRNGNLVFTPDGNSVISPVGNRITVYDLKNNKSRTLSLESRYNYTNIALSPDGSLLIAVNEQGQAQLISMVSCTVIHRHKFQTGVQCICFSPNGQYFAVARENLVLIFCSPGEITGEYNPFVLKRSFIGGYDDITWLDWSTDSKLLAIGCRDSSTKICGINYMKNFRTYNISGHTDAIVACFFEANSFHLNTISRNGQLCLWECSLAPSDLEEDEKPTKAKKNKKSRDSDNESEDDVENAVEKTQTDSSDVPGDLNELEDKDVKKTHPFLYKKLARHYLANEPRKEQRDALLTAANYNRRTKVLVTAFSTGAFYLYELPDVNMIHSLSISDYPISAALFNCTGDWVALASREIGQLLVWEWQSEQYIMKQQGHSSEMICIAYSSDGQYIATGGEDSKVKLWNTQNSFCFVTFSEHTSGVTGVQFSRNKKFLVSSSLDGTVRAFDITRYRNFRTFTSPNPAQFACVAVDYSGELVVAGGQDIFEIYLWSVKTGKLLEIISGHEGPVSSLAFSPVATSTTLVSGSWDKTIKIWNCLESNSEHETIDALVDVTCVAFNPNGEEVAVATLSGNITIFDVKSATQLITIEGQKDLSSGRLETDIITAKKNAQANYFSTIEYSADGECILAAGKSPNICIYHVKEAILLKKFQITQNYSLDGLNDFISRKHMSEFGNMSLVEQREELDNQKVAIRLPGVRKGDMSSRRFQPEVRVFAVKFSPTGQAFAAAGTEGLCIYALDKGVVFDPFDLSLEVTPKATHQALRKMDYSKALVMSLKLNEPNLIALVLERVPYRDIELLCADLSPEFAQRLMQFLARQLQTTPHLEFYMQWSCCLLTAHGNRDGVFQHTGLLALHESMSRKYEMLNKICDYNKYTLKVLLNNADRREKQNEGKDTAPSEEDSDDEMLLIRTQEDEAMQVQFEEDNVSDQTDQEEEDEDE, encoded by the exons ATGAAGTTCTCGTATAAA TTTTCGAACTTGTTGGGCACAATATACCGGAATGGCAACTTGGTGTTCACGCCAGATGGAAATTCGGTCATTAGTCCTGTGGGCAACAGAATAACTGTATATGATCTTAAGAA CAACAAGTCACGAACTTTAAGCCTGGAGTCACGATACAATTACACAAACATCGCCCTGTCCCCGGATGGAAGTCTTTTaattgctgtcaacgagcagGGCCAGGCCCAATTAATTAGCATGGTGTCCTGTACAGTGATACATCGCCACAAGTTCCAGACCGGTGTGCAGTGTATTTGTTTTAGTCCGAATGGTCAATATTTTGCTGTGGCCCGCGAGAATTTGGTGTTGATATTCTGCTCTCCTGGAGAAATCACAGGCGAATACAATCCATTTGTTCTAAAAAGAAGCTTTATAGGTGGCTATGATGACATTACCTGGTTGGATTGGTCCACAGATTCAAAACTGCTTGCCATTGGGTGTCGTGACAGTTCCACCAAAATATGTGGCATCAATTATATGAAGAATTTCCGCACATACAATATAAGTGGGCACACGGATGCAATTGTCGCCTGTTTTTTTGAGGCCAATAGTTTCCACTTGAATACCATAAGTCGGAATGGACAACTGTGTCTTTGGGAGTGCTCTTTGGCGCCATCGGATTTAGAAGAAGATGAAAAGCCTACAAAAGCtaaaaagaacaagaaatccCGAGACTCCGATAATGAATCCGAAGATGATGTTGAAAACGCTGTTGAAAAAACACAGACAGATTCGTCAGATGTTCCTGGTGATCTGAATGAACTTGAAGACAAAGACGTGAAGAAAACTCATCCTTTCTTGTATAAAAAGTTGGCTCGCCATTATTTGGCCAATGAGCCACGTAAGGAACAACGGGATGCTCTTCTAACTGCCGCCAATTACAATCGACGTACCAAAGTCCTGGTCACGGCATTTAGCACTGGCGCCTTCTATCTGTACGAATTGCCTGATGTGAATATGATTCATTCACTGAGCATTTCCGACTATCCAATCTCGGCCGCTCTGTTTAACTGCACTGGAGATTGGGTGGCACTCGCTTCCCGGGAGATTGGTCAACTTCTGGTGTGGGAATGGCAAAGTGAACAGTACATAATGAAACAACAGGGGCACAGCAGTGAAATGATTTGCATAGCGTACTCCTCTGATGGTCAGTACATTGCCACCGGAGGCGAAGACTCAAAGGTAAAACTGTGGAATACACAGAATAGTTTCTGTTTTGTCACCTTCAGTGAGCATACAAGCGGAGTGACCGGCGTACAGTTTAGCCgtaacaaaaagtttttagtAAGCAGTTCTCTGGATGGCACAGTGCGAGCATTTGACATAACCAG ATATCGAAATTTTCGAACGTTCACCTCTCCGAATCCAGCTCAATTTGCCTGTGTGGCTGTAGACTATTCAGGCGAACTAGTTGTAGCTGGTGGCCAGGATATCTTTGAGATCTATTTGTGGTCCGTGAAGACGGGCAAGTTGTTGGAGATTATCAGCGGTCATGAGGGTCCGGTCTCCTCCTTGGCCTTCTCCCCAGTTGCCACTTCTACCACATTGGTATCTGGCTCCTGGGATAAAACAATCAAGATATGGAATTGTTTGGAAAGCAATAGTGAGCATGAAACCATCGATGCTCTGGTGGATGTTACATGTGTGGCATTTAATCCAAATGGAGAAGAG GTTGCTGTTGCCACTTTAAGTGGAAATATTACGATATTTGACGTCAAATCTGCTACACAATTGATTACGATTGAAGGACAGAAGGATCTTAGTAGTGGACGTCTGGAAACCGATATTATAACTGCCAAAAAGAATGCTCAGGCCAA CTACTTCTCCACCATTGAGTACTCAGCTGATGGAGAATGCATTTTAGCTGCTGGCAAGTCGCCGAACATTTGCATTTATCATGTGAAGGAAGCCATTCTTCTCAAGAAATTCCAAATCACTCAGAATTACAGCTTAGATGGACTAAAT GATTTCATCAGTCGCAAGCATATGAGTGAATTTGGCAATATGAGCTTGGTGGAACAGCGTGAGGAATTGGACAATCAAAAAGTGGCCATACGATTGCCAGGAGTTCGTAAGGGCGACATGTCGTCTCGACGTTTTCAGCCAGAAGTTCGAGTTTTCGCAGTGAAATTCTCACCCACTGGCCAGGCGTTTGCTGCAGCTGGCACAGAAGGACTTTGTATATATGCCTTGGACAAGG GAGTCGTCTTCGATCCATTTGATTTGTCCTTGGAGGTCACTCCGAAAGCTACACATCAGGCTCTCCGCAAGATGGACTATTCAAAGGCCTTAGTTATGTCCTTGAAATTAAATGAACCCAATTTGATAGCCTTAGTGCTAGAGCGTGTCCCTTACAGAGATA TTGAATTGCTCTGTGCCGATCTGTCGCCAGAGTTTGCCCAGCGATTGATGCAATTCTTGGCCCGCCAGCTTCAAACGACGCCCCACCTTGAGTTCTATATGCAATGGAGTTGCTGCTTATTGACCGCACATGGGAATCGCGATGGTGTTTTCCAGCACACAGGTTTGCTGGCTCTACATGAGAGCATGTCCAGGAAATACGAAATGCTGAATAAAAT CTGCGACTATAATAAATACACTCTGAAGGTTTTGCTGAATAATGCCGACAGAAGAGAGAAACAGAATGAGGGCAAGGACACTGCTCCAAGCGAGGAGGACAGTGACGATGAAATGCTGCTCATACGAACACAAGAAGATGAAGCGATGCAAGTCCAATTTGAAGAAGATAACGTGAGCGATCAAACTGACcaggaagaagaagacgaagacgaaTAA